The stretch of DNA TCGTTGGTCTAATGAACATCATCACTTATGCCCTTACCCCACTTGTGATGTTTTTTAATAGTATTACTAACCTAGTTTTACGTATTTTTAAAGTGCCAACGGTACGCGAGGACATCGTCACCACGGAAGATATCGTTGCAATGATGGACGCTGGCGCAGAACACGGCTCATTGCGGCAACAGGAGTATCAACTGCTGGGTAACGTGTTTGAGCTTGAAGGTCGTACTTTGCCCACAACCATGACAACTCGAGATGCCATTGTTTATTTCGATTTAAAAGATGACAGCGCCACCATTAGCGCAAAAATCCTTGAGCATCCTCATAATCATTTTTTAGTATGCGATGGTCATTTAGATCGCGTGGTTGGCTCGGTCGAGTCAAAGCAAATATTGCGTCAGCTTCTCAAGGGCGAACCCGCACATTTACAAGAAAGTATCATCCAAAAAGAGCTGTTTTACTTACCGGAAACACTCACGCTTTCAGAAGCCCTCAACGAATTTAAGTCTACAAAGCAACCATTCGCTATTGTGGTCAACGAATACGCCATGATTGTTGGTCTTGTTACGTTAAAAGACTTAATGAATAACTTTATGGGTGACTTGATTAACACACACGGTGAAGAGCAGATAGTGCAACGTGATAGTAACTCTTGGTTAGTTGATGGCGTGACACCTACAGTGGATTTAATAAAACTCCTCAATATTGAGGCTTTCCCTGATAATAACCAATATGAAACCATTGCCGGTTTTTTGATTTATACCTTAAAGCGTATACCCAAACGAACTGATTATGTTGTGCATTCTGGTTATAAGTTTGAGGCGATTGATGTTGATGGCATCAGAGTCGAGCAGCTACTCGTTACACGTTTAACCGACCTGTCGGCCTTAAAATCTGCTGACGGTACAGTCGATTAAACCTTTTAAGTAACGTCGCCTACCACCAAGCTAACTGGTTACCGCTTGGTGGTAGATTTGTATTTATGTATCTGCCTTATTTTTTAAGAACATAAATCTCACCATCGAAGCTGCCTTGAATGGTCAGCCCTTGACTCGCTAACTCTTGTAAGTATTCGATGTGGTCATTAGTGATATTTTGTCCCGGTACGAGTAATGGAATCCCTGGTGGATATGGTGTCACCAAGCCGGCACAGATTCGGTTATTAGCCTTACTCATTGGCACAGATTCACGCTCACCATAAAACGCATCACTTGGAATACATGCTAGGTCTATAGCAGGTAGGTTTTCTGGCAAGCGAGATTTTCTTGTGGATTTTGATAGCTTAACCTTGCCGCTGTCTAATTTTTTCAACGCATTGTACAAGCGTATGATTTTTGATCGAGTACCGCCAAGTGTTAGTAAAACCAAGATGGTGCTGTGAGTATATTTTTCTATCTCTAATCCAATCTCATCTAATAGATATTTATGAATATCCTTTAATGAATATGGTAGTTCGCTAATGTCGATAAGAATTTTTAACGGATCGTGTCCCATATTATCACCACTAAAGTGTGGAAATATTTTCATAAAGTCTTCTTTACCAAGCACTTTAATTTTTTTGAGTGACGCCATCTGTTGTTTAAACTCTCCAACATGATTCAATAATCCGTTGAGTAATTTATACCCTTCCATCTCCAATTGTTTTTGGCAAACATCCAAAGACGCAATAAGCTGATATTTAGGCGACGTGCTCGCGTATATACTGTAAATTTCTCTAAAGAAATCGGCATCAAAGTCAGGATCGTTAATGTGAATATAAGACGCTTGTGAGAACGCCGATACGACTTTATGCGCCGAGTGAGTTATGTAGTCGGCGCCCGCGTGTATAGCCGAGTAATAACGGAAATTTGGATGGAACAATGAATATGCAAACCATGCCTCATCAATAAATACCTTGATGCCGTTTTGGTGAGCATAATCAACAATCTGCTTCAAATCGCTAAGTAAACCGTCGTAAGTACAACCCGTAAGAACCAATAACTTAGCATCTGTGTTTTGATCAATTGTTAACTTAATATCGGCCAACGATGGCGGGGCAAAAATGCCGTATTTGGGATTTAGTATACTTGCCAAATAGATAGGAAAACTTGCCGATTGCAAAATGCCATAATGTACGGATTTGTGACAATTACGGTCAATGATTACCTTATCTCCCTTACGCAACAATGTTTGTAAGATAATCTTATTCGAAGTAGAGGAGCCATTAGTAACAAAGTACGTGTGATTGACTTCAAATGTTGCCGCGGCTGATTCTTGCGCGCGTCCAATGGTGTTTGTGCTATCAGATAAAGAGCCCAGTGAGTCTACCGACACCGACAAATCGCCAACAAACACATTGCGGCCATAAAACTGATAAAAGTCTTTGATATATGGTGAATTTCTAAAACTAGAGCCACCACTATGTCCTGGCGTATGCCAAGAATCATTCGACTCTCCTACGTATCGACGGTAAGCCGTCCAAAATGGCGTTTCTGAGCGATCATCGAAGTCGTTGATCATATAGCCTAAAATCGCTTCAGGATCTGAGATTACTTCATCTTTAAAGAAATAAGATTCTATTTCCTCAGACTCGTTAACGATCTCCAGCCCTTTCGTGTCGTCACCAATAACATAAACCGGCAACTCTAGGCGAATTGCCTTTAACTCTTCAATAAAGTGGCTATATATTTTCTCGCCAGCTGTATTATGTATATCCCAACTAAGAACAACCGCTTGAATATCGCCATCTTCCTTTACACAGTTCAGTGCCTGAGATAGATCTAGAGATTCAATGATATCTATTTGAATATCATCTCGTTCAAAGTTTGGAATAGATTTCGATAAATTAGTTGAGATATCTTGTAGGGTTACAGGATCATGCTCAATTAACAAGATACGAAGTACAGGTAACATAGGTGGATTCGCATTTTAATTTGATAGTTTTGCTAGCATAACCAAAGGATTGGTACTTGTGAAATTAATACTTTGCTAATGCTACCTTAATATTTAACGGTGAATAGGTCACGCTGGTTGTGCCGGTTTGTTTATAAGTGCGAACACTATACTTAACATTGCAAAAGCAGGTACTGTTATCGCTAAAGACAAGGCGCCACTTGGAAAGAAGTACCCAACAA from Psychrosphaera aestuarii encodes:
- a CDS encoding hemolysin family protein; amino-acid sequence: MSELLGIAILILFGALFAMSEISIAASRKIKLRVMSDEGDERAEAVIRLQEQPGRFFAMIQIALNAIAILGGIIGEQTLTPYTSKLVALIYTGPLAEQISFLLSFLAITSLFILFADLLPKRIAMIMPEAVAAKIVGLMNIITYALTPLVMFFNSITNLVLRIFKVPTVREDIVTTEDIVAMMDAGAEHGSLRQQEYQLLGNVFELEGRTLPTTMTTRDAIVYFDLKDDSATISAKILEHPHNHFLVCDGHLDRVVGSVESKQILRQLLKGEPAHLQESIIQKELFYLPETLTLSEALNEFKSTKQPFAIVVNEYAMIVGLVTLKDLMNNFMGDLINTHGEEQIVQRDSNSWLVDGVTPTVDLIKLLNIEAFPDNNQYETIAGFLIYTLKRIPKRTDYVVHSGYKFEAIDVDGIRVEQLLVTRLTDLSALKSADGTVD
- a CDS encoding aminotransferase class V-fold PLP-dependent enzyme, coding for MLPVLRILLIEHDPVTLQDISTNLSKSIPNFERDDIQIDIIESLDLSQALNCVKEDGDIQAVVLSWDIHNTAGEKIYSHFIEELKAIRLELPVYVIGDDTKGLEIVNESEEIESYFFKDEVISDPEAILGYMINDFDDRSETPFWTAYRRYVGESNDSWHTPGHSGGSSFRNSPYIKDFYQFYGRNVFVGDLSVSVDSLGSLSDSTNTIGRAQESAAATFEVNHTYFVTNGSSTSNKIILQTLLRKGDKVIIDRNCHKSVHYGILQSASFPIYLASILNPKYGIFAPPSLADIKLTIDQNTDAKLLVLTGCTYDGLLSDLKQIVDYAHQNGIKVFIDEAWFAYSLFHPNFRYYSAIHAGADYITHSAHKVVSAFSQASYIHINDPDFDADFFREIYSIYASTSPKYQLIASLDVCQKQLEMEGYKLLNGLLNHVGEFKQQMASLKKIKVLGKEDFMKIFPHFSGDNMGHDPLKILIDISELPYSLKDIHKYLLDEIGLEIEKYTHSTILVLLTLGGTRSKIIRLYNALKKLDSGKVKLSKSTRKSRLPENLPAIDLACIPSDAFYGERESVPMSKANNRICAGLVTPYPPGIPLLVPGQNITNDHIEYLQELASQGLTIQGSFDGEIYVLKK